In Candidatus Manganitrophus morganii, the genomic window GGGCGAGGGTGCCGAAAATTTTCGAGGCGATCCCCGGCCGGTCGGGCACGCCGAGGAGGGTTACTTTCGCCTGATTTTTATCGTAGGTCACCCCCGAGACGACCTCTTGCTCCATCTCTAGATCCTCCTTTGTCACCAGGGTCCCCTCGTGGTCGTTGAAGCTCGACCGGACACGGACCGGAACCTGATATTTCATTGCAAATTCCACCGAACGGGTCTGGAGCACCTTCGCCCCCAGGCTCGCCATCTCCAGCATCTCCTCATAGGAGATCTTCGACAACTTTCTTGCATTCGGAACGATATTCGGGTCGGTCGTATAGACCCCGTCGACGTCGGTATAAATGTCGCAGAGATCGGCCTTCAGCGCGGCGGCCAATGCGACGGCGGTGGTATCGGAGCCCCCCCGGCCGAGGGTCGTCACATCCGACCGCTGATTGATCCCCTGAAAACCGGCCACCACCGGGACAACCCCCTCGGCGAGCGATTCCTTCAACCGCTCCGCGGTGATCTGCTCGATCCGGGCGTTGGTGTGGACGGCATCGGTCAAGATGCCGACCTGTCTTCCGGTGAAAGAGCGCGCCGCCACCCCCGATTCCTGAAGGGCCATCGCCAGCAGGGCGATCGTCACCCGCTCTCCGGTCGAAATCAGCATGTCCATTTCGCGCTGATCGGGAAGGGGGGAAATCTGGTGGGCAAGCCCGATCAACCGATCGGTCTCCCCGCTCATCGCGGAGACGACCACCACGACATCGTTTCCCTCCGCCCGCGCCTGCGCGACCCGCCGCGCCACATTTTTAATCCGGTCGGTGGTTCCGACGGAGGTCCCGCCGAATTTTTGAACAATCAACATTTAAATAAACCCCATCCCCTGTTTATGCTTTTAAAAAATGCTCCATCAATCGATGGCCTTCGGACCAGAAATTCGCGCTTCCGGCCGCTTCCCTCTCCGAGAAGGGGCGCTCCTCTTTTTTTCCGTCGAGACCCCGGCAGAGGAGAAAGGGGACCGGATCGCCGGCCGCGTCCCGGCTCGATACCGGCGTGGCGTGATCCGAGAGAAGAAGCAGCCGCCACGGCCCCTTCTCTCTCAGTTGAGAGAGCAACGGGCCGACGAGCTGCCGATCAAAACGCTCGATCGCCTCCATTTTCAACTGCAGGTCGCCTGCATGCCCCGCCGCATCACACGCTTCAAAATGAAGATAGACCAGATCATGTCCTTCGAGCGCTTCGGAGGCCGCCTTCACCTTTGCCGCATCGTCGCCGACGGGGACATCAATGACCTTCATTCCTGTTTTTCGCCCTAAGCCGCGCAGGAGATCGGCCTCCGAGATCAGCGCCCCGCCCTTTGAAAATCGCGTTGAGAAGGGAGGCAGTGGAACCTCTCGCCCGGGCCCCCAGAACCAGACGCCGTTGGCCGGCCGCTCCCCTCGCGCAATCCGCTCTTCGTTGACCGGATGGTCCAATAAAACGGTAAAGGCGCTCTGAACCAGCTTCTTTAAAACCCCTTTGTCGGCGCCGCGGGGGAAGACCGAGACAATCTCCTTATCGACCAGCTTGTGAGGCGGGAGGCACTCCACCTTCAAGGCGCCGTGGACCCACACCATCAGGTGTCGATATCCTTTTCCTGCATAAAACTGAATCTGATCGCTCCCGAGCAGATTGTTGAGCAGATCGATCAGTTCCCGGGCCTCCTCATCACCGATCTTCCCCGCCGTGGGATCCTCTAAAAATACCCGGGAGGAGAGCTCGTTGAAGGCATATCCCTTCTGCCGGTCCCGAAGGGTCACAAGGTTGCAGCGGAAGGCGACATCCCCCTCATTAAGCAAGACTTCCATCCCGGCCGACTCAAGCGCGCCTCTCCCGGAATAAAACCGGCGCGGGTCATATCCAAGGATCGACAGGTGTGCGACATCACTCCCCGGAACGAATCCATCCGGCGTCGTCCGGACCAAGCCGATTTCACCGCAGGTCGCAAGAAGATCGATGTTGGGTGTTTTCGCCGCTTCAAGCGGCGTCCTCCCGCCGAGCGCTTCGATCGGCCGGTCAGCCATTCCGTCCGCAACCAAAACAACGTATTTCATTCGAATTTTTATTTGTAGGGGCGACGCATGCGTCGCCCTTCCCTCAAAATCCCAAAACCTTCAGAACATCATCCAGGCGCGCCTTGATCGTCGTCGGCTTTTGCGCGATGCTCATCGAAAAGTCGGCATCCTTCAGGCCGTGGCCGGTCAGCGTGCAAACAACCCTGTCCCCCTTCTTGAAAAATCCCCGCTTGCTCAACTTGACCACGCCGGCCACCCCGGCGGCCGAGGCCGGCTCGCAGAAGACCCCTTCCAAACCGGCGATCATCCGATAGGCCTCGACGATTTCATCGTCGGTCACCAAATTGATCTCCCCCTTCGATTCGGCCGCCGCCTCCACGGCCAATTTCCAACTGGCCGGGTTCCCGATGCGGATGGCGGTGGCGATCGTTCGGGGCTTCTCGACCACATGTCCGAGGACGATCGGCGCGGCGCCAGCCGCCTGAAAACCGATCATCTTCGGCAACGCCGTCACCTTTCCGCGATGGAAGTACTCTTTGTAACCCTTCCAATAGGCGGTGATGTTGCCTGC contains:
- a CDS encoding aspartate kinase; translation: MLIVQKFGGTSVGTTDRIKNVARRVAQARAEGNDVVVVVSAMSGETDRLIGLAHQISPLPDQREMDMLISTGERVTIALLAMALQESGVAARSFTGRQVGILTDAVHTNARIEQITAERLKESLAEGVVPVVAGFQGINQRSDVTTLGRGGSDTTAVALAAALKADLCDIYTDVDGVYTTDPNIVPNARKLSKISYEEMLEMASLGAKVLQTRSVEFAMKYQVPVRVRSSFNDHEGTLVTKEDLEMEQEVVSGVTYDKNQAKVTLLGVPDRPGIASKIFGTLARENVVVDMIIQNVSQGGMTDISFTVPKGDARRAKETLSKLAEEMGVQDIQLTENIAKVSIVGVGMRSHSGVAAKMFSSLAAEGINIMMISTSEIKISCVIDSKYTELAVRTLHDVFELSKTPPQKSEKGKAKTVRRASK
- a CDS encoding cofactor-independent phosphoglycerate mutase — encoded protein: MKYVVLVADGMADRPIEALGGRTPLEAAKTPNIDLLATCGEIGLVRTTPDGFVPGSDVAHLSILGYDPRRFYSGRGALESAGMEVLLNEGDVAFRCNLVTLRDRQKGYAFNELSSRVFLEDPTAGKIGDEEARELIDLLNNLLGSDQIQFYAGKGYRHLMVWVHGALKVECLPPHKLVDKEIVSVFPRGADKGVLKKLVQSAFTVLLDHPVNEERIARGERPANGVWFWGPGREVPLPPFSTRFSKGGALISEADLLRGLGRKTGMKVIDVPVGDDAAKVKAASEALEGHDLVYLHFEACDAAGHAGDLQLKMEAIERFDRQLVGPLLSQLREKGPWRLLLLSDHATPVSSRDAAGDPVPFLLCRGLDGKKEERPFSEREAAGSANFWSEGHRLMEHFLKA